Proteins from a single region of Verrucosispora sp. NA02020:
- a CDS encoding Lrp/AsnC family transcriptional regulator, whose product MPLVPNDVRPFAALDDTDRAILTELAADGRLPNNALAERVGVAPSTCLARTRALRECGAIRGFHAEVDPAAVGLPLQALVSVRLTEHARAAVDAFRTRSVRLPGVVSVFHVAGAEDYVLHVRAASAEALRDFVLDYLAVDPAVQHSQTSLIFEQARGMG is encoded by the coding sequence ATGCCCCTCGTTCCGAACGATGTGCGGCCGTTCGCGGCCCTGGACGACACCGATCGCGCGATCCTGACCGAGCTTGCCGCCGACGGGCGATTGCCGAACAACGCGCTGGCCGAGCGGGTGGGGGTGGCGCCGTCGACGTGTCTGGCGCGGACCCGGGCGTTGCGGGAGTGCGGGGCGATCCGGGGTTTCCACGCCGAGGTGGACCCGGCGGCGGTGGGGTTGCCGTTGCAGGCGCTGGTGTCGGTGCGGTTGACCGAGCACGCGCGGGCGGCGGTGGACGCGTTCCGGACGCGTTCGGTCCGGTTGCCGGGGGTGGTGTCGGTGTTCCACGTGGCCGGGGCGGAGGACTACGTGTTGCACGTGCGGGCGGCGTCGGCGGAGGCGCTGCGGGACTTCGTCCTCGACTACCTGGCCGTGGATCCGGCCGTGCAGCACAGCCAGACCAGCCTGATCTTCGAGCAGGCGCGCGGGATGGGCTGA
- a CDS encoding aldo/keto reductase — MASDTDPRPAKSSGTYRIGGELTVDRLGYGAMQITGPGVWGDPKDPAEAVRVLRRAYDLGVTFIDTADSYGPFVSELLIREALHPYADDLVIATKAGLTRGGPGVWRPVGRPEYLRQQCELSLRHLGLESIALYQLHRIDAKVPLEDQLGELVLLRQEGKIQHIGLSEVTVAQVEAARRIAPIVSVQNLYNVADRSAEEVLTYCETNDVAFIPWFPIATGELARPGGPLDAISTEHGATPAQLALAWLLRRSPVMLPIPGTSSVAHLEENVAAATIELTDAEYESLATAT, encoded by the coding sequence ATGGCGAGCGACACCGACCCGCGACCCGCGAAGTCCTCCGGCACCTACCGCATCGGCGGCGAGCTGACCGTCGACCGGCTCGGCTACGGGGCCATGCAGATCACCGGACCGGGCGTCTGGGGTGACCCGAAGGACCCGGCCGAGGCGGTCCGGGTGCTGCGCCGGGCGTACGACCTGGGCGTCACCTTCATCGACACCGCCGACTCGTACGGCCCGTTCGTCTCCGAGCTGTTGATCAGGGAGGCACTGCACCCGTACGCCGACGATCTGGTCATCGCGACCAAGGCCGGTCTGACCCGCGGCGGCCCGGGCGTGTGGCGCCCGGTGGGCCGGCCGGAGTATCTGCGCCAGCAGTGCGAGCTGAGCCTGCGCCACCTGGGCCTGGAGAGCATCGCGCTCTACCAGTTGCACCGCATCGACGCGAAGGTGCCACTGGAGGACCAGCTCGGCGAGCTGGTGCTGCTGCGCCAGGAAGGCAAGATCCAGCACATCGGGCTCTCCGAGGTGACCGTCGCGCAGGTCGAGGCGGCCCGCCGGATCGCGCCGATCGTCTCGGTGCAGAACCTCTACAACGTGGCCGACCGCAGCGCCGAGGAGGTGCTGACCTACTGCGAGACGAACGACGTCGCGTTCATCCCGTGGTTCCCGATCGCCACCGGCGAGCTGGCCCGCCCCGGCGGACCGCTGGACGCCATCTCCACCGAGCACGGCGCGACGCCCGCCCAGCTCGCGCTCGCCTGGCTGCTGCGCCGCTCGCCGGTGATGCTGCCGATCCCCGGCACCTCGTCGGTGGCCCACCTGGAGGAGAACGTCGCCGCCGCCACCATAGAGCTGACCGACGCCGAGTACGAGTCCCTCGCCACCGCCACCTGA
- a CDS encoding pyridoxal-dependent decarboxylase: protein MPAHMTPDEFRQAGYAVVDWIADYWATLDKRPVTSPDPPGTVAARLPARPPTHGEPVEALLADLDSLVTPGLTHWQHPGFFGYFPANTSGPSVLGDMVSAGLGVQGMLWATGPACTEMETVLLDWLADLMDLPRTFRSSGPGGGVIQDSASSATLVATLVALHRAARGRWRQVGVDRRYRVYTSTEGHSSVEKAARIAGLGAEGVRLIEVDPETRAMSATALRAAIEADIAAGVVPALVVATVGTTSTTAVDPLPQIGPVCAEHGVFLHVDAAYAGSAAVCPELRSGHDGLEYADSYCFDPHKWLLTGFDCDAFWVADAGELVEALTVLPEYLRNAATESGAVIDYRDWQVPLGRRFRALKLWFVLRWYGVEGLRAHIRSGVTLTARFADRVRADDRFELVTGHPYALVCFRLRGDDEPNERLLAAVNATGRVHLTHTRVAGRYTLRLAVGAPQTTEFHVYQAWELISQATRTAAD from the coding sequence ATGCCAGCGCACATGACACCGGACGAGTTCCGCCAGGCCGGGTACGCGGTCGTCGACTGGATCGCCGACTACTGGGCCACCCTCGACAAGCGTCCGGTCACCTCGCCGGATCCACCCGGCACCGTCGCCGCCCGATTACCGGCCCGGCCGCCGACGCACGGTGAACCCGTCGAGGCGCTCCTCGCCGACCTGGACTCGCTGGTGACACCCGGGCTCACCCACTGGCAGCATCCCGGCTTCTTCGGCTACTTCCCGGCCAACACCAGCGGACCCAGCGTGCTGGGCGACATGGTCAGCGCCGGGCTCGGCGTGCAGGGGATGCTCTGGGCCACCGGCCCGGCCTGCACCGAGATGGAGACGGTGCTGCTCGACTGGCTGGCCGACCTGATGGACCTGCCGCGCACGTTCCGTTCCAGCGGCCCCGGCGGTGGGGTCATCCAGGACTCCGCCTCCTCCGCCACGCTGGTCGCCACCCTGGTGGCGCTGCACCGGGCCGCGCGGGGACGCTGGCGACAGGTCGGCGTGGACCGACGGTACCGGGTCTACACCTCCACCGAGGGCCACTCCTCCGTGGAGAAGGCCGCCCGGATCGCCGGGCTCGGCGCCGAGGGCGTACGGCTGATCGAGGTGGACCCGGAGACCCGGGCCATGTCGGCGACGGCGCTGCGGGCCGCGATCGAGGCGGACATCGCCGCCGGGGTGGTCCCCGCCCTGGTGGTGGCGACCGTCGGCACCACCTCCACCACCGCCGTGGACCCGCTGCCGCAGATCGGGCCGGTCTGCGCCGAGCACGGCGTCTTCCTGCACGTCGACGCCGCGTACGCGGGCTCGGCGGCGGTCTGCCCCGAGCTGCGGTCCGGCCACGACGGACTGGAGTACGCCGACTCCTACTGCTTCGATCCGCACAAGTGGCTGCTGACCGGCTTCGACTGTGACGCGTTCTGGGTGGCCGACGCCGGTGAGCTGGTCGAGGCGCTGACCGTGCTGCCCGAGTACCTGCGCAACGCGGCCACCGAGTCGGGTGCGGTGATCGACTACCGGGACTGGCAGGTGCCGCTCGGTCGGCGCTTCCGCGCGCTCAAGCTCTGGTTCGTGCTGCGCTGGTACGGCGTCGAGGGGCTGCGCGCGCACATCCGCAGCGGGGTCACCCTGACCGCCCGCTTCGCCGACCGGGTACGCGCCGACGACCGCTTCGAACTGGTCACCGGGCACCCGTACGCGCTGGTCTGTTTCCGGCTGCGGGGCGACGACGAGCCGAACGAGCGGCTGCTGGCGGCGGTGAACGCCACCGGTCGCGTCCATCTGACGCACACCCGGGTCGCCGGCCGGTACACGCTGCGGCTGGCCGTCGGTGCGCCGCAGACCACCGAGTTCCACGTGTACCAGGCGTGGGAGCTGATCTCGCAGGCTACGCGTACCGCCGCCGACTGA
- a CDS encoding YciI family protein, with protein sequence MAGEPRVDFALDTFECIVLYPGAAGRALPAETIQRLQAEHAEHMAALQRRGIILVAGAVDGNDAREPDPPLGFGLARTGSVDDVRSVMEADPAVQAELYRVDVMTFLCPAGSLEFPLAKTES encoded by the coding sequence ATGGCAGGAGAGCCGCGGGTCGACTTCGCGCTCGACACGTTCGAGTGCATCGTGCTGTATCCCGGTGCCGCCGGGCGGGCGTTGCCGGCGGAGACCATCCAGCGCCTCCAGGCCGAGCACGCCGAGCACATGGCGGCGTTGCAGCGCCGGGGGATCATCCTGGTGGCCGGCGCGGTGGACGGCAACGACGCCCGGGAGCCGGATCCGCCGCTCGGCTTCGGGCTGGCGCGCACCGGCTCCGTGGACGACGTACGCAGTGTGATGGAGGCCGACCCGGCCGTGCAGGCCGAGCTCTACCGGGTGGACGTGATGACCTTCCTCTGCCCGGCGGGCTCGTTGGAGTTTCCGCTGGCCAAGACGGAGAGCTGA
- the pyk gene encoding pyruvate kinase: protein MGVTRRAKIVCTLGPATSSPERIRGLVEAGMNVARLNFSHGSHADHESVYRLVREAAEATGQPVAILADLQGPKIRLGRFADGPHEWRTGDSVVITGDEILGSKERVSCTYRRLPQEVKPGDRLLIDDGRVAVEVTDVTGNDIRVLVTEGGPVSNNKGVSLPNVAVSVPALSEKDAADLRFALGLGVDLVALSFVRSADDIKLCHAIMSEVGVHRPVLAKVEKPEAVDHLEAIVLAFDGVMVARGDLGVELPLDEVPLVQKRAVQLCRENAKPVIVATQMLDSMIENSRPTRAEASDVANAVLDGADAVMLSGETSVGKYPVLTVSTMAKIVTTTEAGSIAVPRLQHDPRTHGGALTVAASSIARAIGAKALVAFSQTGDTVRRLSRLHCDLPLLAFTPVPEVRQQLALCWGVETFLMPFVQHTDDMFRQVDQALLGLNRGNPGDLVVVVAGSPPGSPGSTNTLRVHQLGSLVDAATARALQ from the coding sequence ATGGGCGTGACACGCCGCGCGAAGATCGTCTGCACTCTTGGCCCCGCCACCTCGTCGCCCGAGCGCATCCGTGGGCTCGTCGAGGCCGGCATGAATGTGGCGAGGCTCAACTTCAGCCACGGCAGCCACGCCGATCACGAGTCCGTCTATCGACTCGTCCGGGAGGCGGCCGAGGCGACCGGTCAGCCGGTGGCGATCCTGGCCGACCTGCAGGGACCGAAGATCCGGCTGGGCCGGTTCGCCGACGGGCCGCACGAGTGGCGTACCGGCGACTCCGTCGTGATCACCGGCGACGAGATCCTGGGCAGCAAGGAACGCGTCTCCTGCACCTACCGCCGCCTTCCGCAGGAGGTCAAGCCCGGTGACCGGCTGCTGATCGACGACGGCCGGGTGGCCGTCGAGGTCACCGACGTGACCGGCAACGACATCCGGGTGCTGGTCACCGAGGGTGGGCCGGTCAGCAACAACAAGGGCGTCTCGCTGCCCAACGTCGCGGTCAGCGTGCCGGCCCTCTCCGAGAAGGACGCGGCCGACCTGCGGTTCGCGCTCGGTCTCGGTGTCGACCTGGTGGCGCTCTCGTTCGTCCGCTCCGCCGACGACATCAAGCTCTGCCACGCGATCATGAGTGAGGTCGGCGTGCACCGGCCCGTACTCGCGAAGGTCGAGAAGCCGGAGGCCGTCGACCACCTGGAAGCGATCGTGCTGGCCTTCGACGGGGTCATGGTCGCCCGGGGCGACCTCGGCGTGGAGCTGCCGCTCGACGAGGTCCCGCTGGTGCAGAAGCGCGCGGTGCAGCTCTGCCGCGAGAACGCCAAGCCGGTCATCGTCGCCACCCAGATGCTCGACTCGATGATCGAGAACTCGCGCCCGACCCGCGCCGAGGCCTCCGACGTGGCCAACGCCGTGCTCGACGGCGCCGATGCGGTGATGCTCTCCGGCGAGACCAGCGTCGGCAAGTACCCGGTGCTCACGGTCAGCACCATGGCCAAGATCGTCACCACCACCGAGGCCGGGTCCATCGCCGTGCCGCGACTCCAGCACGACCCGCGTACCCACGGCGGGGCGCTGACCGTCGCCGCCTCCTCCATCGCCCGGGCCATCGGGGCCAAGGCGCTGGTCGCGTTCTCGCAGACCGGTGACACCGTGCGCCGGTTGAGCCGGCTGCACTGCGACCTGCCGCTGCTGGCCTTCACCCCGGTCCCCGAGGTGCGGCAGCAGCTCGCCCTCTGCTGGGGCGTGGAGACCTTCCTGATGCCGTTCGTGCAGCACACCGACGACATGTTCCGGCAGGTCGACCAGGCGCTGCTCGGCCTCAACCGGGGCAACCCCGGCGACCTGGTGGTGGTCGTGGCGGGCAGCCCGCCCGGCAGCCCCGGCTCGACCAACACGCTGCGGGTGCACCAGCTCGGATCGCTCGTCGACGCCGCCACCGCGAGGGCGTTGCAGTGA
- a CDS encoding LLM class flavin-dependent oxidoreductase, translated as MASRVIDVPLSVLDLAPVAAGGSATEALRHTTELARRTDEWGYRRFWVAEHHNMPAIASSAPAVLLAHLAAHTENIRLGSGGVMLPNHAPLVVAEQFGTLEALHPGRIDLGIGRAPGTDQVTALALRRTMEGLSAEGFPRELADLMEYFSEDGSGPITATPGRGQRPAVWLLGSSGFSARLAGALGLPFSFAHHFSAQNTLPALALYRQSFRPSQWLERPYAMVAVNAVCAETDERAEWLSGPAGLSFLRLRSGRPEPLATPEEAAAYPYTDLEREFVVQRREGQATGSPETVRRQLGELLARTGADELMLTAMVYDVVDRVRSFELIATEVAGGLRR; from the coding sequence TTGGCCAGCCGTGTGATCGACGTACCGTTGTCTGTCCTTGACCTGGCCCCTGTCGCGGCCGGCGGCTCCGCGACCGAGGCGTTGCGGCACACCACCGAGTTGGCCCGGCGCACCGACGAGTGGGGCTACCGCCGATTCTGGGTGGCCGAGCACCACAACATGCCGGCCATCGCGTCGTCGGCGCCGGCGGTGCTGCTCGCGCACCTGGCCGCGCACACCGAGAACATCCGTCTCGGGTCGGGCGGGGTGATGTTGCCGAACCACGCGCCGTTGGTGGTCGCGGAGCAGTTCGGCACGCTGGAGGCGTTGCATCCGGGCCGTATCGACCTGGGTATCGGTCGCGCGCCGGGCACCGACCAGGTGACCGCGTTGGCGTTGCGCCGGACGATGGAGGGGTTGTCGGCGGAGGGTTTCCCCCGGGAGCTGGCCGACCTGATGGAGTACTTCAGCGAGGACGGGTCGGGGCCGATCACGGCCACCCCGGGTCGGGGGCAGCGGCCGGCGGTGTGGTTGCTCGGGTCCAGCGGGTTCAGTGCCCGGTTGGCGGGTGCGCTGGGGTTGCCGTTCTCGTTCGCGCATCACTTCAGCGCGCAGAACACGCTGCCCGCGTTGGCGTTGTACCGGCAGAGTTTCCGCCCGTCGCAGTGGCTGGAGCGGCCGTACGCGATGGTGGCGGTGAACGCGGTCTGCGCGGAGACCGACGAGCGTGCCGAGTGGCTGTCCGGGCCGGCGGGGTTGTCGTTCCTGCGGTTGCGGTCGGGGCGGCCGGAGCCGCTCGCCACGCCGGAGGAGGCGGCGGCGTATCCGTACACGGACCTGGAGCGGGAGTTCGTGGTGCAGCGCCGGGAGGGTCAGGCGACCGGGTCGCCGGAGACGGTGCGGCGGCAGTTGGGTGAGTTGCTGGCGCGTACCGGTGCGGACGAGTTGATGCTGACCGCGATGGTGTACGACGTGGTCGACCGGGTGCGGTCGTTCGAGCTGATCGCGACCGAGGTGGCCGGGGGCTTGCGGCGCTGA
- a CDS encoding Rrf2 family transcriptional regulator: MRLSARVDYALRAVTELASVTGSGRGRPVTADQIARAQEIPPKFLESILLQMRRGGIVQAQRGPEGGYWLARPAEEISLAEVIRVIDGPLAHIRGQRPEQLGYHGAARALQDVWIALRASERQILELVTVADVAQGTLPEQVTKLVADPRAWT; encoded by the coding sequence ATGCGACTCTCCGCTCGGGTGGACTACGCCCTCCGCGCGGTCACCGAGCTGGCCTCGGTGACCGGGTCCGGGCGCGGTCGCCCGGTGACCGCCGACCAGATCGCCCGGGCCCAGGAGATCCCTCCGAAGTTCCTGGAGAGCATCCTGTTGCAGATGCGTCGGGGCGGCATCGTGCAGGCGCAGCGGGGACCCGAGGGTGGCTACTGGTTGGCCCGTCCGGCGGAGGAGATCTCCCTGGCCGAGGTGATCCGGGTGATCGACGGACCACTGGCCCACATCCGTGGCCAGCGCCCCGAACAACTCGGCTACCACGGCGCGGCCCGCGCCCTGCAGGACGTCTGGATCGCCCTGCGCGCCAGCGAGCGTCAGATCCTCGAACTGGTCACCGTGGCCGACGTGGCCCAGGGCACCCTGCCCGAACAGGTGACCAAACTGGTCGCCGACCCCCGCGCCTGGACCTGA
- a CDS encoding sulfite exporter TauE/SafE family protein yields the protein MRKLLVIALVGLAAQLVDGALGMAYGLTSTTLLLVVGIAPAAASASVHLAEIGTTLASGAAHWRFGNVDWRVVRRIALPGAIGAFAGATFLSWLSTESAAPWMAAILFTLGAYLLVRFSRPLRRNPAAGQLRGRFLGPLGLVAGFVDATGGGGWGPVATPALLASGRMEPRKVIGSVDTSEFVVASSASLGFLIGLGTEGFLLPIVLALLAGGLIAAPIAAYLVRIIPAQMLGAAVGGVIVLTNARVLLGAAEVPSAVPVVVYVLLAAGWVAALMLAVRVLRRTRREEALATATAPVDGAASPAEADATPAEAEGGTRALSGADR from the coding sequence GTGCGCAAGTTGCTCGTCATCGCACTGGTCGGGCTGGCCGCACAGCTGGTCGACGGTGCGCTCGGCATGGCCTACGGACTGACGTCCACGACCCTGCTGCTGGTGGTCGGCATCGCGCCGGCTGCGGCGTCCGCCTCGGTGCACCTGGCCGAGATCGGCACCACGCTCGCCTCCGGGGCGGCGCACTGGCGGTTCGGCAACGTCGACTGGCGGGTGGTGCGCCGCATCGCCCTGCCGGGCGCGATCGGCGCGTTCGCCGGGGCCACCTTCCTCAGTTGGCTCTCCACCGAGTCGGCCGCCCCCTGGATGGCCGCCATCCTGTTCACCCTCGGCGCGTACCTGCTCGTCCGGTTCTCCCGGCCGCTGCGCCGCAACCCGGCCGCAGGCCAGCTGCGCGGCCGTTTCCTCGGCCCGCTCGGGCTGGTCGCCGGTTTCGTCGACGCGACCGGCGGCGGCGGATGGGGCCCGGTCGCCACGCCGGCCCTGCTGGCGTCCGGGCGGATGGAGCCGCGCAAGGTGATCGGCTCGGTGGACACCTCCGAGTTCGTCGTCGCCTCCTCGGCCAGCCTCGGCTTCCTGATCGGCCTCGGCACCGAGGGCTTCCTGCTGCCGATCGTGCTCGCCCTGCTCGCCGGTGGTCTGATCGCCGCGCCGATCGCGGCCTACCTGGTGCGGATCATCCCGGCCCAGATGCTCGGCGCGGCGGTCGGCGGCGTGATCGTGCTGACCAACGCCCGCGTCCTGCTGGGCGCCGCCGAGGTGCCCAGCGCCGTGCCGGTGGTGGTCTACGTGCTGCTGGCCGCCGGCTGGGTGGCCGCGCTGATGCTGGCGGTGCGGGTGCTGCGGCGGACCCGCCGCGAGGAGGCGCTCGCGACGGCCACCGCACCGGTCGACGGTGCCGCGTCGCCCGCCGAGGCAGACGCCACGCCGGCCGAGGCTGAGGGCGGCACCCGTGCCCTCTCCGGCGCGGACCGCTGA
- a CDS encoding acyl-CoA thioesterase II yields the protein MTDGEGTIVGQAAVDQLLEVLDLESTGTMSFRGMSPPVGPQRVYGGQVAGQALVAAGRTVAPDRVVHSLHGYFVRAGDPAEPIAYEVENIRDGRSFSVRRSVALQHGKPIFFMSASFQRHEEGLDHQTPVPPDVPAPDAVPTMSDRLARYPERLGIWGQIPRPIDVRYVGEPGWVRPGDRPADPHQRVWMRIDGKLPDDPLLHACALTYASDLTLLDSVLSVHGEVWGPGGVVGASLDHALWFHRPFRADEWFLYDCGSPSASGARGLATGQLFTVDGRHIASVVQEGLLRRVGE from the coding sequence GTGACCGACGGCGAGGGGACCATCGTCGGCCAGGCCGCCGTCGACCAGCTGCTTGAGGTGCTCGACCTGGAGTCGACCGGCACCATGTCGTTCCGGGGGATGAGCCCCCCGGTCGGCCCGCAGCGGGTCTACGGCGGCCAGGTCGCCGGCCAGGCACTGGTCGCGGCCGGGCGCACCGTCGCCCCGGACCGGGTGGTCCACTCGCTGCACGGCTACTTCGTTCGCGCCGGGGACCCGGCCGAGCCGATCGCGTACGAGGTGGAGAACATCCGCGACGGCCGGTCCTTCTCGGTCCGCCGCTCGGTCGCCCTGCAACACGGCAAGCCGATCTTCTTCATGTCCGCCTCGTTCCAGCGGCACGAGGAGGGGCTCGACCACCAGACTCCGGTCCCGCCGGACGTGCCCGCCCCGGACGCCGTGCCGACGATGTCCGACCGGCTGGCCCGTTATCCCGAGCGGCTCGGCATCTGGGGGCAGATCCCGCGCCCCATCGACGTACGCTACGTCGGCGAACCCGGTTGGGTACGCCCCGGCGACCGGCCGGCCGATCCGCACCAACGGGTGTGGATGCGCATCGACGGCAAACTCCCCGACGACCCGCTGCTGCACGCCTGCGCCCTCACGTACGCCTCCGACCTGACCCTGCTCGACTCGGTGCTCTCCGTGCACGGCGAGGTGTGGGGGCCGGGCGGGGTGGTCGGTGCGAGCCTGGACCACGCCCTGTGGTTCCACCGCCCGTTCCGCGCCGACGAATGGTTCCTCTACGACTGCGGCAGCCCGTCCGCCTCCGGTGCGCGCGGGCTGGCCACCGGCCAGTTGTTCACCGTCGACGGCCGGCACATCGCCAGCGTGGTGCAGGAGGGACTGCTGCGTCGGGTGGGCGAGTGA
- a CDS encoding cellulose binding domain-containing protein has translation MPRTTRRAALLATATATILAAGGLTTLTASAAAAGSRVDYRVTNQWSGGFGADVTVTNLGDPLTGWTVTWTWPAGQQVSQAWNATVSQSGTQVTARNVDYNATLGTNASTAFGFNGSWSGTNPAPTVFAVNGTTCNGTTPPTTTLPPVTPTPTTPPPTTPPPTTPPAGAMQAENLDRGLVSVRAGTGNLVSWRLLGTETSGVAFHLYRGGTRVTASPLTGATNYLDNGAAAGSTYTVRAVVDGVEQAASAPALQFPAGYLDVPLQIPPGGTTPSGEAYTYAANDASVGDLDGDGRYEFVVKWDPSNAKDNAQSGYTGNVYVDAYTLTGTRLWRIDLGRNIRAGAHYTQFQVYDYDGDGDAEVAMKTADGTRSGTGQVIGNAGADHRNSSGYVLAGSEYLTMFDGRTGAALSTVAYDPPRGTVSSWGDNYGNRVDRFLAATAYLDGQRPSLIMARGYYTRAVIAAWDFRNGSLTRRWTFDSNASGNGAAAGQGNHNLSVADVDGDGRQEIVYGAATIDDNGRLLHSTGTGHGDAMHVGDLDPARPGLEVFKVNESGSQPSSYLADARTGQRIWSTPAAGDNGRGVAGDIWAGSPGAESWSSAVSGLTNTRGQNVGRKPSSTNFLIWWDGDPVRELLDATRIDKYGPDGDTRLLTGSDVASNNGTKSTPALSADILGDWREEVVWRTSDNRALRVYSTPTQTGIRLPTLMHDLQYRVAVAWQNTAYNQPPHPSFFLGDGMSTPPAPRIYLR, from the coding sequence ATGCCTCGCACCACCCGCCGGGCCGCGCTGCTGGCCACGGCCACCGCCACCATCCTCGCGGCCGGAGGGCTGACCACCCTCACCGCGTCGGCCGCCGCCGCCGGCTCCCGCGTCGACTACCGGGTCACCAACCAGTGGTCCGGCGGCTTCGGCGCCGACGTCACCGTGACCAACCTCGGTGATCCGCTCACCGGCTGGACCGTCACCTGGACCTGGCCCGCCGGCCAACAGGTCAGTCAGGCCTGGAACGCCACCGTCAGCCAGTCCGGCACCCAGGTCACCGCCCGCAACGTGGACTACAACGCCACGCTCGGCACCAACGCCAGCACCGCCTTCGGCTTCAACGGCTCCTGGTCCGGCACCAACCCCGCACCGACCGTCTTCGCCGTCAACGGCACCACCTGCAACGGCACGACCCCACCGACCACCACGCTGCCGCCCGTCACACCCACCCCGACCACACCGCCGCCGACCACACCACCGCCCACCACCCCGCCGGCCGGCGCGATGCAGGCGGAGAACCTCGACCGGGGACTGGTCAGCGTCCGCGCCGGCACCGGCAACCTGGTCTCCTGGCGCCTGCTGGGCACCGAGACCTCCGGGGTGGCGTTCCACCTCTACCGGGGCGGCACCCGGGTCACCGCCAGCCCGCTCACCGGCGCCACCAACTACCTGGACAACGGCGCCGCCGCCGGCAGCACGTACACCGTGCGGGCCGTCGTCGACGGCGTCGAACAGGCCGCCTCGGCGCCCGCGCTCCAGTTCCCCGCCGGCTACCTGGACGTGCCGTTGCAGATCCCGCCGGGCGGCACCACTCCCAGCGGCGAGGCCTACACCTACGCCGCCAACGACGCCAGCGTCGGCGACCTCGACGGCGACGGCCGCTACGAGTTCGTCGTCAAGTGGGACCCCTCCAACGCCAAGGACAACGCCCAGTCCGGCTACACCGGCAACGTCTACGTCGACGCGTACACCCTGACCGGCACCCGCCTGTGGCGCATCGACCTGGGCCGCAACATCCGGGCCGGCGCCCACTACACCCAGTTCCAGGTGTACGACTACGACGGCGACGGCGACGCCGAGGTCGCCATGAAGACCGCCGACGGCACCCGCTCCGGCACCGGCCAGGTCATCGGCAACGCCGGCGCCGACCACCGCAACTCCAGCGGGTACGTGCTCGCCGGCTCCGAGTACCTGACCATGTTCGACGGCCGCACCGGCGCCGCCCTCTCCACCGTGGCCTACGACCCGCCGCGCGGCACCGTCTCCTCCTGGGGCGACAACTACGGCAACCGGGTGGACCGGTTCCTCGCCGCCACCGCCTACCTCGACGGACAACGCCCCTCGCTGATCATGGCCCGGGGCTACTACACCCGCGCGGTGATCGCCGCCTGGGACTTCCGCAACGGCAGCCTGACCAGACGCTGGACCTTCGACTCCAACGCCTCCGGCAACGGCGCCGCCGCCGGCCAGGGCAACCACAACCTCTCCGTGGCCGACGTCGACGGCGACGGCCGACAGGAGATCGTCTACGGCGCCGCCACCATCGACGACAACGGCCGCCTGCTGCACTCCACCGGCACCGGCCACGGCGACGCCATGCACGTCGGCGACCTCGACCCGGCCCGCCCCGGCCTGGAGGTCTTCAAGGTCAACGAGAGCGGCAGCCAGCCCAGCTCCTACCTCGCCGACGCCCGCACCGGACAACGCATCTGGTCCACCCCGGCCGCCGGCGACAACGGCCGGGGCGTCGCCGGCGACATCTGGGCCGGCAGCCCCGGGGCCGAGTCCTGGTCGTCCGCCGTCAGCGGCCTGACCAACACCCGAGGCCAGAACGTCGGCCGCAAACCGTCCTCCACCAACTTCCTGATCTGGTGGGACGGCGACCCGGTACGCGAACTGCTCGACGCCACCCGCATCGACAAGTACGGCCCCGACGGCGACACCCGCCTGCTCACCGGCAGCGACGTGGCCTCGAACAACGGCACCAAGTCCACACCCGCGCTCTCCGCCGACATCCTCGGCGACTGGCGGGAGGAGGTCGTCTGGCGGACCAGCGACAACCGGGCCCTGCGCGTCTACAGCACACCCACGCAGACCGGCATCCGCCTGCCCACCCTCATGCACGACCTGCAGTACCGGGTCGCCGTCGCCTGGCAGAACACCGCCTACAACCAGCCGCCGCACCCGAGCTTCTTCCTCGGCGACGGCATGAGCACCCCGCCGGCACCCCGCATCTACCTGCGGTGA